The nucleotide window atcagcatttatttatttttaagtaaatACACGCCTCCACTACAGGGgaatatagtattgctgctttaagggagCACCGCAAAACTATACAACCAATTTAAGAACAGACTCAAATTCTATACAATTAATTTTTGTTAAGAAAAGCCAGAAGGCAGAAATAAGTCTTACACCGTGCTCGAAAACTGTGGTGAAGTCTGTATGCACCTGAGCTTCCCTCTCCCCTATAAACAGATATCTCTGCTACAGCAAACATATAAAGCCAAGATGTTCAGCAGCAAGTAAGGACATGTTTCTTCTGCTCGAAGCGCGTTAATTAACACTTGCACCTTTTTAACTAGGGCCCGGTGTCATTAACGGTGCAGTTTCAGGAAAAAGTGACTTCCGATGTTTAATTTCCTCTTTCTGGCCGTAGGACGGAGCCTTGGTGCGGTCCACACCCTCCCTTCCTACGTGCATGAAAAGGTGGAGGGAAGGAATGTCCTTGCTCAGTTCCCTGATGATCGTGTTATCAGTTTGAGTAAAGGGAGGAAGCTACTTCCACCTTGCAGTAGATAGAGAGGAAACAAAGGTTGTAGGGCGAGTAAGATCATTCCATTACGGCTCGAAGCTAAAATCCTGAGGGCTAACACTTTGATGCTTCTGCTTCACATCATGTACAATAATGTAAACTAtgtttgtatattttaatttatatagtgccaacagtgTACACAGCTCCTTACAAAAAAACAAAGACCAtagaatacagggaattataatacaagaaGTGCAACAAACGTAAAAGTGGACACCAGTAAGGTAAATCCCTGGCACGGAGAGCTCACTAAGTGTCAGCGGCAGCTTCCCGTGAACCCCCGTGACCTGCTTTTCCCTCTCCTCGCAGTGTGACGATGGCAGAGATGCAGTTTCACAAgaaggggaagaagggagagagcgagattggcaGCTTGTTGGATTTCCTGCTGGCCAACGCCAGGCTGGTGCTTGGGGTCGGAGGAGCCGCCCTGCTGGGCATCGCCACGCTGGCTGTGAAACGGGTGAGGGGCGAGACCTGCCTTTATTTTGTGTTTAAGATGCCTTTTCCATGTCATTAGCGTTTTGAGCTGTGTATTTAAATTAACAAAACCCCCATGGTGTGGTACCTGGCAATGCCCTGCTTGGCACGTGGGAGGGGGGAGCCCTACTTGGCACGTTGGAGGGTGAGGGGCTCTGCTTGGAACGTTGGAGGTGGGGGCAAGCTCAGCTTGGCACGTTGGAGGGGGGGCAGGAAGCCCAGCTTGgcacgttggggggggggggggagccttgCATGGCACGGTGGACAGGCATCCTTTGCAATGCATTACAGATGGTTACAGCACTGCAGGGGTAATAGAAATGCATGGTTTGACCAAATTTGAGttcattttatatataaacaGCGTTTTGCTTTACCCTGCATAAAATTCatcacaaaggggggggggggggagaaaggatttAATTCCCAACCTCGTTCTCCGCAGCTGATCGATCGCGCAACGTCTTCTCCGGATGAGAAGGCAGCAGAAGAAAAAGTAGAGCAGAAATCCATAGAGGAGAGCTGGAAGGAGGTTGTCCTGAGTAAGGCCTCCCCCAGACTTGCACAGAAAGCAAACCGTGCAGACCTCAGTGCTCCTTTGCCACTGCCTGCACCCAGCCAGCCAGCACCAGGTCAGCATCCTTACCACAACTCCTCCCTCCCATACTCTCTCCGCTCCATTCTTCTCTCCCTCTGGTTTCTCTATTCAGGCATTAATTTGTTACACCCCTTTGCTTGCCAGATGAGCCGGGAACGCAGAGCATTGCATAGGAGAAAATGTGGCTCACAACAGTCAGTTTATAGTACTAGTGCACATCATCTCGTGTTGCATGTGAGCACAACCTTTACAGTAACAGCATGgtgtgtaccccccccccccatcaattCACATGTATGAGTAATGTCATAATGTCCCAGAGATCGTAAAGCTGCCAGGGAAGAGCAGGGAACATGGAAACGCAAATCTAGAACGACAGATTTTGCTTAAACCCATGTGTTGACAACTTGCAATATATTGCAGCCTGCTCTGGCAACAGATCTGTTATTCTCCTGTCTGTCTCCTcacgacatccccccccccctctttctgccGTTAGATCCAGATCCTGATCTCCGCACGGAGCAAGACCAATCCTCCAGTGAGCTGAAGAAGACCCCAATCTGTTTCACGCTGCAGGAGAGGCTGCTGGATTATTGCACTCGCCACGCCAGCATCCCGGAGGCACAGAGCCAGGTGGGCAGGCAGCTAGCGCTGGACATCCTGACGGAGCTACAGGATATCCTACGGGCCAAGCACCCCGAGATGTCCTTCTCCGCCCTGCAGCTAGGGGGCTCCCTGGGCAGCTGTCTTCCTGTGGCCCGTTTGGACCACGCCTGCTTAATGCTGCCGCTGGTCCTGGAGCCCACGCTCTGGAGATTCATTCCGGGACAGGAGACTATCCTGAACGACCCCCAGTTCTGGATGGTGAAGAGGGTAGATTTGGAGTATTTAGCCCGGGGGAGCAGCCCCTGGGACCGGTTCCTGGTGGGTGGATATCTCTCCTCCAAGACAATCGTGGAGTCTTTGCACAAAACACTGGTGGGATCCGTCAACTGGCCGGGTATAGGTGCCATGCTGGAGTGTACTATCCGACCAGTCGTAGCCTCTGATGACCTCAAACTGGAGGTGATGCACTCTGAGGTCCAGATGACCATCACCATCCTCCCAATGGCAGCCACCAAGGACGTGGCCCTCCTTGCTCACTCCCACCCCAAAGCTCCTTCGGAAAACCTTTGGCACCGAAGCTACTACAAGGAGGCGAACACCCGGCTACAGGAACTGGACAGCGGAGACGCAGGCGTCAGGCAGCGCTGCCTCCACATACTGAAGGGCATCTGCAGAGACAACTCCTCCTTGAGCCAGCTGACCAGTACTCACCTGAGACACGCCATCCTGCACCTCAGCGACTCCGATTGGGCGGAGGCTGCTCTGGCTGACCGGTTTTTGCAGGTGACAGAGGAGCTGATCGGTTACTTGGACAAAGGATTCCTCCCCAGTTACTTTAACAGCAAAGTGAACCTGTTCTCATGTCTGGGGGAGGAAGATATTGATGAGCTGGGATATGCGCTATACCGGATGTTCTCCGAGCCTGATGCCTTGTTGTAGAAATGAGTGAGCCGGAACTCTTGGCTGCTCTAGGCTTTGAGGCGCTGGTTAACGCTTTAATCACTGCAATGATCCGAGTCGCATGGACGGCTAAGTCTCTGAAGAATAAAAGGCTGCTACGAGAGGCTGTCAAGGTGTTTGGTTATCATCCAGAGCTTATTCTACATCGAGGTCTCATCGCAAAGCCATAAAACATTGTGGCCAACATGTTAATGTCTGTGCCACTGAGCATTCGTATTTTGGCAATTATTATAATTTGTCTCCTCGGTAAATATGCCTGCGGGCAGGGGGggtccactccagtcctcaagcccccccacccccataggtcaggttttcaggatatcccagcttcagcacaggtggctcagtcaaaggtgctgaagctggaactgattgaaccacctgtacctgtgctgaagcagggatatcctga belongs to Ascaphus truei isolate aAscTru1 chromosome 11, aAscTru1.hap1, whole genome shotgun sequence and includes:
- the MIEF2 gene encoding mitochondrial dynamics protein MID49 yields the protein MAEMQFHKKGKKGESEIGSLLDFLLANARLVLGVGGAALLGIATLAVKRLIDRATSSPDEKAAEEKVEQKSIEESWKEVVLSKASPRLAQKANRADLSAPLPLPAPSQPAPDPDPDLRTEQDQSSSELKKTPICFTLQERLLDYCTRHASIPEAQSQVGRQLALDILTELQDILRAKHPEMSFSALQLGGSLGSCLPVARLDHACLMLPLVLEPTLWRFIPGQETILNDPQFWMVKRVDLEYLARGSSPWDRFLVGGYLSSKTIVESLHKTLVGSVNWPGIGAMLECTIRPVVASDDLKLEVMHSEVQMTITILPMAATKDVALLAHSHPKAPSENLWHRSYYKEANTRLQELDSGDAGVRQRCLHILKGICRDNSSLSQLTSTHLRHAILHLSDSDWAEAALADRFLQVTEELIGYLDKGFLPSYFNSKVNLFSCLGEEDIDELGYALYRMFSEPDALL